Proteins co-encoded in one Pyxidicoccus xibeiensis genomic window:
- a CDS encoding HEAT repeat domain-containing protein codes for MRDLDPALVRLLDEDVTVRRETVGDVDTSALPGRYALRQALLADEDAEVRATAAQRLGGTRDSRFTQALLDALSDPMPLVRDRAWRALARLGAKALLSQAVRAVREEPVWWVRRAVVRASASVAGAGALEVLLGALEDPFWRVRHAAVQALAWIGAGDAEVQERVRRWAESVSHGPVRSAVAWLEAAWSEARPTHGGAPLAMELHPLAETSQGGALSGAVAATERAPLAETSRGGEPPDTKQPPLVELPSGQLPSLERGDSLGNEDPAVTTARLEATPASTLSARELVEWLGDPHEPLRHLARRRLRERKDPEALLLAMRWLDEPRVPHAAEEARTLLERIDVEDVELASRILEGTPRPGAVAWASRVAVRRGHAGLVERVRLLLRHPEPALRRAALSGLVYDPDSLDEVLEALEDPDETVREEVLAAWQRRPPAQSTAEAFALALAAFAPRASTARERRAVAMAAVFLEDAELLFHAARDEDPAVRAVALRALSTLDLLTEAEREEAATHEDPWLRAAVLDAASAPRACMEDPDPTLRRTALELLRAWRRHTGDTANLLTAVLACTHAPDPWLRARAAELLAPSRSREELRALLRLSLDAAPMIRAAAASSLESCDTLDALLDDLLHGPTPEPDEDLRTSAWTWRLRLADASAFDQLRTALLANTEPARVVSHLDALTLVFPDELLASEPALALRRPTRAPQQRTPAPPRPAVPPRASSRPLGTTGLHVSPLVLSGAHLTSTQPFFEAHEAGLTTFFWEPRYAALTQFLQNRRQQRSGLVVVAGSYHSGPSALRRDVESALRRLRTSWLDVFLLFWVRSPERLSDEDFTALEQLRTEGKLRAFGFSTHLRDLARDALTRHPWPVVMTRHSAAHPGPEASFLPEAHARGTGVLTFTATCYGRLLQPAPGTPPDAVLPTAVDCYRYSLSQPGVSACLTAPRSRRELHHNLEVLARPYLEPDALPAMRVHGERVRARSRQLDSLVRRAPGGPRDALLALLEEDGPPDAGDLSSP; via the coding sequence ATGCGCGACCTGGACCCCGCCCTGGTGCGGTTGCTCGATGAAGACGTCACGGTGCGGCGCGAGACGGTGGGTGACGTCGACACCTCCGCGCTTCCGGGACGCTACGCCCTGCGGCAGGCCCTGCTCGCGGACGAGGACGCGGAGGTCCGCGCCACGGCGGCGCAGCGGCTCGGTGGGACGCGGGACTCGCGCTTCACGCAGGCGCTGCTGGATGCGCTCTCCGACCCGATGCCGCTGGTGAGGGACAGGGCGTGGCGCGCGCTCGCTCGGCTGGGTGCGAAGGCGCTGCTGTCTCAGGCCGTGCGTGCGGTGCGTGAGGAGCCCGTGTGGTGGGTGCGCCGGGCGGTGGTGCGGGCCTCGGCCTCGGTGGCGGGCGCGGGTGCGCTGGAGGTGCTGCTCGGCGCGCTGGAGGACCCGTTCTGGCGCGTGCGACACGCGGCGGTGCAGGCGCTGGCGTGGATTGGGGCGGGGGATGCCGAGGTCCAGGAGCGTGTGCGGCGGTGGGCGGAGTCCGTGTCCCATGGGCCCGTGCGCTCGGCGGTGGCGTGGCTCGAGGCCGCGTGGAGTGAGGCGAGACCCACGCACGGAGGGGCTCCGCTGGCGATGGAGCTGCATCCGCTCGCGGAGACCTCGCAAGGCGGGGCGCTGAGTGGAGCTGTCGCGGCCACGGAGCGCGCTCCGCTTGCGGAGACCTCGCGCGGTGGAGAGCCACCGGACACGAAACAGCCTCCACTCGTGGAGCTCCCTTCGGGGCAGCTGCCATCCCTGGAGCGCGGGGATTCACTCGGCAACGAGGACCCAGCGGTGACCACCGCGCGGCTGGAGGCAACGCCCGCCTCGACGCTCTCCGCCCGCGAGCTGGTGGAGTGGCTGGGCGATCCGCATGAGCCCTTGCGGCACCTCGCGCGGCGCCGGCTCCGTGAGCGGAAGGACCCGGAGGCCCTGCTCCTGGCGATGCGCTGGCTGGATGAGCCTCGCGTGCCGCATGCAGCGGAGGAGGCCCGCACGCTGCTGGAGCGCATCGACGTGGAGGACGTCGAGCTCGCGTCCCGAATCCTCGAGGGGACACCCCGCCCGGGCGCCGTGGCGTGGGCCTCGCGCGTGGCGGTCCGCAGAGGCCATGCGGGACTCGTGGAGCGCGTCCGCCTCCTCCTGCGCCACCCGGAGCCCGCGCTGCGACGCGCGGCGCTGTCCGGCCTCGTCTACGACCCGGACAGCCTCGATGAGGTGCTGGAGGCGCTCGAAGACCCGGATGAAACGGTGCGCGAGGAGGTCCTCGCCGCGTGGCAGCGCAGGCCTCCGGCGCAGTCCACCGCGGAGGCCTTCGCCCTGGCGCTGGCGGCCTTCGCGCCTCGTGCCTCCACGGCCCGCGAGCGACGCGCCGTCGCGATGGCGGCCGTGTTCCTGGAGGACGCGGAGCTGCTCTTCCACGCGGCACGCGATGAGGACCCGGCCGTGCGCGCGGTGGCCCTGCGGGCCCTGTCCACGCTGGACCTGCTCACGGAGGCCGAGCGCGAGGAGGCCGCCACACACGAAGACCCGTGGCTCCGCGCCGCGGTGCTCGACGCGGCGTCCGCACCCCGAGCCTGCATGGAGGACCCGGATCCGACCTTGCGCCGGACGGCACTGGAGCTGCTGCGCGCCTGGCGCCGTCACACTGGGGACACAGCGAACCTGCTCACCGCCGTCCTCGCCTGCACCCACGCTCCGGACCCGTGGCTTCGCGCCCGCGCCGCCGAGCTGCTCGCGCCTTCACGCAGCCGCGAAGAGCTCCGTGCCCTCCTCCGCCTGTCACTCGACGCCGCCCCCATGATTCGCGCCGCCGCGGCCTCCTCGCTGGAGTCCTGCGACACGCTCGACGCACTCCTCGACGACCTCCTGCACGGCCCCACGCCGGAGCCCGACGAAGACCTGCGCACCTCTGCCTGGACGTGGCGCCTGCGCCTCGCGGACGCCTCCGCCTTCGACCAGCTCCGCACCGCCCTGCTCGCCAACACCGAGCCCGCGCGCGTCGTCTCGCACCTCGACGCCCTCACGCTCGTCTTCCCCGACGAGCTCCTCGCCTCCGAGCCCGCCCTCGCCCTCCGCCGCCCCACGCGCGCTCCCCAGCAGCGAACACCAGCGCCACCCCGCCCCGCCGTGCCACCTCGCGCCTCCTCGCGCCCGCTCGGCACCACGGGCCTGCACGTCTCGCCCCTCGTCCTCTCCGGCGCGCACCTCACCTCCACCCAGCCCTTCTTCGAGGCGCACGAGGCCGGCCTCACCACCTTCTTCTGGGAGCCGCGCTACGCTGCGCTCACCCAGTTCCTCCAGAACCGCAGACAGCAGCGCAGCGGGCTCGTCGTCGTCGCCGGCAGCTACCACTCGGGCCCTTCCGCCCTCCGGCGCGACGTGGAGTCCGCCCTCCGCCGGCTGCGCACCTCGTGGCTGGACGTCTTCCTCCTCTTCTGGGTCCGCTCCCCCGAGCGCCTCTCCGACGAGGACTTCACCGCCCTGGAGCAGCTGCGCACCGAGGGCAAGCTGCGCGCCTTCGGCTTCTCCACCCACCTTCGCGACCTCGCCCGCGACGCGCTCACCCGCCACCCGTGGCCCGTCGTGATGACCCGCCACAGCGCCGCGCACCCCGGCCCGGAGGCTTCCTTCCTCCCCGAAGCCCACGCGCGCGGCACCGGCGTGCTCACCTTCACCGCCACCTGCTACGGCCGCCTCCTCCAGCCCGCGCCCGGCACGCCCCCCGACGCGGTGCTGCCCACCGCCGTGGACTGCTACCGCTACTCCCTCTCCCAGCCCGGAGTCAGCGCGTGCCTCACCGCACCACGCAGCCGCCGCGAGCTGCACCACAACCTGGAGGTGCTCGCCCGCCCGTACCTGGAGCCGGACGCCCTGCCCGCCATGCGCGTCCACGGTGAGCGCGTGCGCGCCCGGAGCCGCCAGCTGGACAGCCTCGTGCGCCGCGCCCCGGGAGGCCCGCGTGACGCCCTGCTCGCCCTGCTGGAAGAGGACGGGCCGCCCGACGCCGGAGACCTTTCTTCCCCATGA
- a CDS encoding reverse transcriptase family protein — protein MDLVGLLLELKPLLADPEKHFDTIVDLLESHQGLAEYEVARFYVSRTWLEPVARRLKSPDPRERLQAVRLIPLLFARASAAGQLRRRVKDPDSRVSAHARAAVKRLGLADVAPPDRRVEPPDYVGSSAVGGWNPTGWNFGLFPSLRGPVRRKPPSTGPLPELKTRADVAKLVGVPVKELDALMRPGAEAGSGYVEFDAPKRSGGLRRICAPRQKLKTAQRAILDGILQHLPTHPAVHGFVAGRSTVTNATPHVGATVVVRVDVEDFFPTVHYRRVKGLFEAHGYGDEVASTLAGLTTWRPRLPDGTVAWPGVLPQGAPTSPAIANLVCRRMDARLTALAKKAGAKYTRYADDLSFSFQQPPERLGRFLWWVNAILQQEGFSENGAKRRVMRQGGRQRVTGLTVNQQVSIPREDRRRFKAILANCRQHGVESQARGRPDFPAWLEGYAAYVRMVHPELGERWQREVKELLAR, from the coding sequence ATGGACCTCGTAGGCCTCCTCCTCGAGCTGAAGCCCCTGCTGGCCGACCCCGAGAAGCACTTCGACACCATCGTCGACCTGCTGGAGTCCCACCAGGGCCTCGCCGAGTACGAGGTCGCCCGCTTCTACGTCAGCCGCACCTGGCTGGAGCCCGTCGCGCGCCGCCTCAAGAGCCCCGACCCTCGCGAGCGGCTCCAGGCCGTGCGCCTCATCCCCCTGCTCTTCGCCCGCGCCAGCGCCGCCGGCCAGCTGCGCCGCCGCGTGAAGGACCCGGACTCGCGCGTGTCCGCCCATGCCCGCGCCGCCGTGAAGCGCCTGGGCCTCGCCGACGTCGCCCCGCCCGACCGCCGCGTCGAGCCACCCGACTACGTGGGCTCCTCCGCCGTCGGTGGATGGAACCCCACCGGCTGGAACTTCGGCCTCTTCCCCAGCCTGCGCGGGCCCGTGCGGCGCAAGCCTCCCTCCACCGGCCCCCTGCCCGAGCTCAAGACCCGCGCGGACGTGGCGAAGCTCGTCGGCGTGCCGGTGAAGGAGCTGGACGCGCTCATGCGCCCGGGCGCCGAGGCCGGCTCCGGCTACGTGGAGTTCGACGCGCCCAAGCGCTCCGGCGGCCTCCGCCGCATCTGCGCCCCGCGCCAGAAGCTGAAGACGGCCCAGCGCGCCATCCTCGACGGCATCCTCCAGCACCTGCCCACGCACCCCGCCGTGCACGGCTTCGTCGCCGGGCGCTCCACCGTGACGAACGCAACCCCGCACGTGGGCGCCACGGTGGTGGTGCGCGTGGACGTGGAGGACTTCTTCCCCACCGTGCACTACCGCCGCGTGAAGGGCCTCTTCGAGGCGCACGGCTACGGTGACGAGGTGGCCTCCACGCTCGCCGGCCTCACCACGTGGCGGCCGCGCCTTCCCGACGGCACCGTGGCGTGGCCCGGCGTGCTGCCCCAGGGCGCACCCACGTCGCCCGCCATCGCCAACCTCGTCTGCCGCCGCATGGACGCGCGCCTCACCGCGCTGGCGAAGAAGGCGGGCGCGAAGTACACGCGCTACGCGGACGACCTGTCCTTCTCCTTCCAGCAGCCCCCCGAGCGCCTCGGCCGCTTCCTCTGGTGGGTCAACGCCATCCTCCAGCAGGAGGGCTTCTCGGAGAACGGCGCCAAGCGCCGCGTCATGCGCCAGGGTGGGCGCCAGCGGGTGACGGGCCTCACCGTCAACCAGCAGGTCTCCATCCCCCGCGAGGACCGCCGCCGCTTCAAGGCCATCCTCGCCAACTGCCGCCAGCACGGCGTGGAGTCCCAGGCGCGCGGCCGGCCGGACTTCCCGGCGTGGCTGGAGGGCTATGCCGCCTACGTGCGCATGGTGCACCCGGAGCTGGGGGAGCGCTGGCAGCGCGAGGTGAAGGAGCTGCTCGCGAGATGA